From the genome of Nodosilinea sp. FACHB-141, one region includes:
- a CDS encoding carbonic anhydrase: MSKNAFVVQDTIMRKSSDQQRFSRRNLLQFGAGLVGTGSVTAWLGTGALAQAVEHRSSRTKQAQAAKADPGSAHSQGALTPDQALAKLMEGNQRFVESKRLNPNQDAARLAEVASGQAPFAAILSCADSRVVPEIVFDQGIGDLFVVRVAGNIAITEDIASEEYAVGVLGTPLLVVLGHERCGAVAAALEGGELPGVIESLVFAIRPAVQASEGKSGDRLTNAIKSNVSLQVQRLQNSSVIASALQEGKLKIVGAYYDLNTGEISLVD; this comes from the coding sequence TTGTCCAAAAATGCTTTCGTTGTTCAAGACACAATCATGAGAAAATCCTCGGATCAACAAAGGTTTTCGAGAAGAAACCTTCTTCAATTTGGTGCAGGGCTGGTTGGCACAGGTTCGGTAACAGCCTGGTTAGGAACGGGCGCATTAGCCCAAGCTGTTGAACATCGGTCATCCCGTACTAAGCAAGCCCAAGCCGCTAAGGCCGATCCTGGAAGTGCCCATTCCCAGGGTGCTTTGACTCCTGATCAGGCGCTGGCAAAACTTATGGAAGGAAACCAGCGATTTGTTGAAAGCAAGCGGCTCAACCCCAATCAAGATGCTGCCCGTCTAGCTGAAGTTGCGTCAGGACAAGCGCCCTTTGCTGCTATTTTGAGTTGTGCAGACTCACGAGTAGTGCCAGAGATTGTTTTTGATCAGGGAATTGGCGATCTCTTTGTCGTTCGTGTTGCTGGTAATATTGCCATCACTGAAGATATTGCTAGTGAAGAGTATGCGGTTGGTGTCTTGGGAACCCCCCTACTGGTGGTTCTAGGACACGAACGATGTGGTGCCGTGGCAGCGGCTCTGGAAGGGGGAGAATTACCAGGTGTCATTGAATCACTGGTGTTTGCAATTCGACCAGCCGTTCAAGCCTCGGAGGGAAAATCGGGCGATCGCCTCACAAACGCAATCAAGTCAAATGTGAGCTTACAAGTACAGCGACTACAAAACTCATCTGTAATTGCTTCAGCCCTACAAGAAGGTAAACTCAAAATTGTGGGCGCCTACTATGACCTGAATACAGGCGAAATCAGTTTAGTCGACTAA
- a CDS encoding response regulator gives MFVPSETILHIDDNEANRYIVRRILQNAGFAVVEAATGFAGLEAIGLHQPALIILDVKLPDLNGFEVCRQIKADPLTRFIPVLHLSASFVKSQDKAEGLDSGADGYLAQPVEPIELLATVRSLFRIRQAEELALISAREWQTTFDAINDSVYLLDQQGGILRCNQAVMRLLGKPAEDILGKIHYELMNDTLGVGDGTCFYRAKETHQRQILELQSQKRWFAKTMDPVLNEFGTFTGAVLTLVDITNRKQIEDERKQAEIILQERNLRLDALYETTREQADQLRQANRIKDEFLAVLSHELRSPLNPILGWAKILQTKQQDAAKTQYALETIERNARLQAQLIEDLLDVSRILQGKLSLNTVPVDLPFTIKSALETVQLAAEAKSIQIETTFEPNVGQVLGDSGRLQQVIWNLISNAVKFTPQGGNVQVRLEQIEAVEEHVTPPHRPVTYAQITVSDTGKGITASFLPYVFDYFRQADSTTTRSFGGLGLGLAIVSHLVELHGGTVQAASLGEGQGSTFIVRLPIIAASKLDSNQSLSHNRSELHFNGLRVLFVDDERDSRELVSFLLEQQGATVTQVGTAHEALSHLQQAEFDLLISDIGMPDMDGYGLIRHIREQSSAQSRDILAIAITAYAGESNQQKVLAAGFQQHITKPIEPETLLKTIWTLVQKEG, from the coding sequence ATGTTTGTGCCCAGCGAAACCATTCTGCATATTGACGACAACGAAGCCAATCGTTACATCGTGAGGCGAATTTTGCAAAATGCAGGGTTCGCCGTCGTAGAAGCGGCGACGGGATTCGCAGGGTTAGAGGCGATCGGCTTACATCAACCAGCGCTGATCATTCTAGACGTGAAATTGCCCGATCTAAACGGCTTTGAAGTCTGTCGCCAGATCAAAGCCGACCCGCTAACTCGCTTTATTCCGGTGCTGCATCTCTCAGCCAGCTTTGTTAAAAGTCAAGATAAGGCAGAAGGATTAGACAGCGGTGCCGATGGTTATCTAGCCCAGCCGGTTGAGCCGATTGAACTCTTGGCGACGGTGCGATCGCTCTTCCGAATTCGACAGGCAGAAGAGTTAGCGCTAATTTCAGCGCGGGAATGGCAAACTACATTTGATGCTATTAACGACAGTGTTTACCTGCTCGATCAGCAGGGTGGAATTTTGCGCTGCAATCAAGCCGTGATGCGGCTTTTGGGTAAGCCGGCTGAAGATATTTTAGGGAAAATTCACTACGAGTTGATGAATGACACCTTGGGAGTAGGGGACGGCACCTGCTTTTACCGCGCTAAAGAAACACACCAGCGTCAAATATTAGAACTGCAAAGTCAAAAACGCTGGTTTGCCAAAACAATGGACCCGGTGCTAAATGAATTTGGCACCTTCACCGGTGCCGTGCTGACTTTGGTAGACATCACAAATCGCAAGCAGATTGAGGATGAACGCAAGCAGGCAGAAATTATTCTGCAAGAGCGCAATCTACGCCTAGATGCACTCTATGAAACGACTCGTGAGCAAGCGGATCAACTGCGGCAGGCCAATCGCATCAAGGACGAATTTCTGGCGGTCTTATCTCATGAGTTGCGATCGCCCTTGAACCCCATTCTCGGCTGGGCAAAAATACTACAAACGAAACAGCAAGATGCGGCAAAAACGCAGTACGCGCTGGAAACAATTGAGCGCAACGCTAGATTACAAGCTCAGCTAATCGAAGACTTGCTTGATGTTTCTCGTATCCTTCAGGGCAAGCTGAGCTTAAACACAGTTCCAGTAGATTTACCGTTCACAATTAAATCTGCCCTTGAGACTGTGCAACTCGCGGCTGAAGCAAAATCCATTCAAATCGAGACAACCTTTGAACCCAATGTTGGGCAAGTTCTAGGCGATTCTGGTCGCCTACAGCAGGTCATTTGGAATTTAATCTCCAATGCCGTTAAATTCACGCCCCAGGGTGGAAACGTGCAGGTGCGGTTAGAGCAAATTGAAGCCGTTGAAGAACACGTCACACCTCCCCACCGCCCCGTTACCTATGCTCAAATCACGGTCAGTGACACTGGTAAAGGCATTACCGCTAGCTTTTTACCCTATGTCTTTGACTATTTTCGGCAAGCCGACAGCACAACGACTCGCAGTTTTGGGGGCTTAGGGCTAGGGTTGGCGATCGTTAGCCACCTGGTTGAACTACACGGCGGAACCGTTCAAGCTGCGAGTTTAGGAGAAGGGCAAGGCTCAACCTTTATTGTGAGACTTCCCATTATTGCTGCCTCTAAACTCGACTCAAATCAATCTTTGTCTCACAACCGTTCAGAGTTACATTTCAACGGATTGCGAGTACTTTTTGTTGATGATGAAAGAGATTCACGAGAGCTAGTTAGTTTTTTGTTAGAACAGCAGGGGGCAACGGTTACCCAGGTAGGGACGGCCCATGAAGCGTTAAGTCATCTGCAGCAAGCAGAGTTTGATCTGCTCATCAGTGATATTGGGATGCCCGATATGGATGGTTACGGATTGATTCGCCATATCAGGGAACAATCGTCCGCTCAGAGCAGAGATATTTTGGCGATCGCCATCACTGCCTACGCTGGAGAAAGCAACCAGCAAAAAGTATTAGCAGCTGGATTTCAGCAGCACATTACTAAACCAATTGAGCCAGAAACACTGCTGAAAACGATTTGGACGCTAGTGCAGAAAGAGGGTTAA
- a CDS encoding ATP-binding protein: MTTLFTLEIHYEQDVVQARQRTRELAEQLGFDGQDQARLATAVSEIARNAFQYAQGGTVTFDLEESPQTFLIQVQDQGGGIPHLNDILEGRYQSSTGMGLGITGTRRLMESFEIESTEQGTTVKISKALPKRSPIFTDLELQQIREAVVGRSPQNPYDEIQRQNQELLRAMAELRKREEELTYLNRELEDTNRGVIALYAELDEKASSLQQANELKTRFLSNMSHEFRTPLNSILSLSRMLLTRMDGELSLEQEKQVTFIQKAADGLSELVNDLLDLAKVEAGKTEVNPSVFEVSDLFATLRGMLRPLLVQGSSVSLVFDEPDGLPSLYSDEGKIAQILRNFISNALKFTKQGEVRVTAEQAGQMIQLSVSDTGIGISPDDQERIFEDFVQIESELQRQVKGTGLGLPISSKLAELMGGNVSVQSELGQGSTFSVCIPIVYPKVTELPDSLRPITSLNPARLPVLAIEDHIETLFIYEKHLQASRYQLIATRTLAQARQALQQLQPAAIVLDILLEGQNGWTFLRELKSDEATRNIPVLVITVVDNEKQATALGADGFLIKPVDQLPLLTKLNRLVGQGKAQKLLLIDDDPAYRYVVKQLLTNLPLQFLEAANGREGLSVAESEQPSAILLDLEMPELSGFEALEQLRHNPATQSIPVVIHSSTQLDLETRSRLAQQGVAILSKEKTSQAEAASHLREALAKAGLVLDA, encoded by the coding sequence ATGACAACCCTTTTCACCCTAGAAATCCACTACGAACAGGATGTGGTGCAGGCGCGGCAGCGCACCCGCGAGCTAGCAGAACAGCTGGGGTTCGACGGGCAAGATCAGGCGCGGCTAGCCACGGCGGTTTCAGAAATTGCCCGCAATGCGTTTCAGTACGCCCAGGGTGGCACGGTGACATTTGACCTGGAGGAAAGCCCCCAAACCTTCCTCATTCAGGTGCAAGATCAGGGCGGGGGCATTCCGCATCTGAACGATATTTTAGAGGGACGCTACCAGTCTTCTACCGGCATGGGGTTAGGAATTACTGGCACGCGCCGGCTGATGGAGTCCTTCGAGATCGAATCGACCGAGCAGGGAACCACCGTGAAAATTAGCAAAGCCCTACCCAAGCGATCGCCCATTTTCACAGATTTAGAATTGCAGCAAATTCGGGAGGCCGTCGTGGGGCGATCGCCCCAAAACCCCTACGACGAAATTCAGCGGCAAAACCAGGAACTGCTGCGGGCGATGGCCGAACTTCGCAAGCGAGAGGAAGAGCTCACCTACCTCAACCGCGAGTTAGAAGACACCAATCGAGGCGTGATTGCCCTATACGCCGAATTAGACGAGAAAGCCAGCTCTCTGCAACAGGCAAACGAGCTCAAAACTCGCTTTCTTTCTAACATGAGCCACGAGTTTCGCACGCCGCTCAACTCAATTTTGTCCCTCTCTCGCATGCTGCTGACTCGGATGGATGGAGAGCTGTCCCTAGAGCAAGAAAAGCAAGTGACGTTTATTCAAAAGGCGGCCGATGGGTTGTCAGAGCTCGTCAACGATCTCCTGGACTTGGCCAAGGTAGAAGCCGGCAAAACCGAGGTGAATCCCAGTGTCTTTGAAGTGAGTGACCTGTTTGCCACCCTGCGGGGCATGCTGCGTCCGCTGCTGGTTCAGGGTTCCTCTGTGTCGCTCGTGTTTGATGAACCCGATGGTCTGCCCTCGCTCTATAGCGACGAGGGAAAAATTGCTCAAATCCTCAGAAACTTTATCTCAAACGCGCTTAAATTTACGAAGCAGGGAGAGGTGCGAGTCACCGCTGAGCAAGCCGGTCAGATGATTCAGCTCTCGGTGTCTGATACCGGCATCGGCATTTCACCGGACGACCAGGAGCGCATCTTTGAGGATTTTGTGCAAATTGAGTCTGAGCTGCAAAGGCAGGTAAAAGGAACAGGGCTAGGACTGCCGATATCCTCCAAGCTAGCCGAGCTCATGGGGGGCAACGTTTCCGTTCAAAGTGAACTGGGTCAAGGGTCTACCTTCTCAGTCTGCATTCCGATCGTCTACCCTAAAGTGACAGAGCTACCGGACTCACTACGACCAATCACTTCCCTAAACCCAGCTCGCCTGCCCGTTCTGGCGATCGAAGATCATATTGAGACGCTATTTATCTACGAGAAACACCTACAAGCGTCTAGATATCAGCTAATCGCTACCCGCACCTTGGCCCAAGCCAGACAGGCCCTACAGCAGCTTCAGCCAGCCGCGATCGTGCTAGACATCTTGCTAGAAGGGCAGAACGGCTGGACATTCCTGCGAGAGCTTAAAAGCGATGAGGCGACTCGCAACATTCCCGTGTTGGTGATTACGGTCGTAGATAACGAAAAGCAGGCCACTGCCCTAGGAGCTGATGGATTCTTGATTAAGCCTGTAGATCAATTGCCCTTACTCACCAAGCTCAATCGGCTAGTCGGCCAGGGCAAGGCTCAGAAACTCTTACTTATTGATGATGACCCAGCTTATCGATATGTGGTTAAACAGTTGTTGACCAATTTGCCGTTACAGTTTTTGGAGGCTGCCAATGGACGGGAAGGATTGTCCGTAGCAGAGAGTGAACAACCCTCAGCCATTCTGCTTGACCTTGAAATGCCCGAGCTGAGTGGCTTTGAAGCGCTTGAGCAGCTTCGGCATAACCCCGCTACTCAGTCCATCCCTGTGGTTATTCACTCATCGACCCAGTTAGATTTAGAAACCCGGAGCCGTTTAGCCCAACAAGGTGTCGCTATCCTATCTAAGGAGAAAACATCTCAAGCAGAAGCAGCCTCTCACCTTCGAGAAGCACTCGCTAAAGCCGGACTCGTCTTAGATGCTTGA
- a CDS encoding ATP-binding SpoIIE family protein phosphatase, with protein sequence MNESTAIAITEQSQTGEARRASLALATRLGFEETERGKVGLLVTEVANNLIRHAGRGVIVLRAIAQDDIIGIEVLGLDQGSGMVDVEECLQDGFSTAGTSGNGLGAIRRLSDFFEIYSQPNKGTALLAHIWAKTSPHSSPKIIEVGVVALPKLGEEVSGDASAWVGDERRSLFLVVDGLGHGPAAASAATAAIRVFHDCHHQSPQRIVEAAHAALRSTRGAALAIAEINFEQQTVCFAGIGNIAASISSATEHHNMMSYNGTVGHEVRKIKEFTYPWYLNGLLTMHSDGISTQWNLDRYPGLSQKHPSLIAGVLHRDFHRERDDVTMLVAKGTGA encoded by the coding sequence TTGAATGAATCTACGGCGATCGCCATCACCGAGCAGAGTCAAACTGGGGAAGCACGGCGAGCCTCTCTAGCATTAGCCACTCGGCTTGGCTTTGAAGAGACCGAACGGGGCAAGGTTGGCCTTTTGGTAACAGAGGTGGCGAACAACCTCATCCGGCACGCAGGTCGCGGAGTGATTGTGCTGAGGGCGATCGCCCAAGATGACATCATCGGCATTGAAGTTTTGGGGCTAGACCAGGGTTCTGGCATGGTAGATGTGGAAGAATGCCTGCAAGATGGCTTTTCTACCGCCGGAACATCGGGCAATGGGCTAGGCGCAATTCGCCGCCTCTCTGACTTCTTTGAAATTTATTCGCAGCCCAATAAGGGAACGGCACTGCTCGCTCATATCTGGGCAAAAACGTCTCCCCATTCGTCACCCAAAATCATTGAAGTTGGTGTGGTCGCTTTACCCAAGCTGGGCGAGGAGGTTTCAGGGGATGCCTCGGCTTGGGTAGGGGATGAGCGCCGCAGCCTGTTTCTGGTGGTCGATGGTTTAGGCCATGGTCCTGCGGCGGCCAGCGCGGCGACCGCCGCTATCCGCGTGTTTCACGATTGTCATCACCAGTCGCCCCAGCGCATTGTCGAAGCGGCCCACGCGGCGTTACGCAGCACTAGAGGGGCAGCTCTGGCGATCGCCGAAATTAACTTTGAGCAGCAGACCGTTTGCTTTGCGGGCATTGGTAATATTGCGGCCAGCATTTCTTCCGCCACCGAACACCACAACATGATGTCTTACAACGGCACCGTGGGCCATGAGGTTCGTAAGATCAAGGAGTTTACCTACCCCTGGTATCTCAACGGGCTGCTGACTATGCACTCCGATGGCATCAGTACCCAGTGGAATCTCGATCGCTACCCCGGCCTAAGTCAAAAGCATCCCAGCTTAATCGCCGGTGTGTTACACCGTGATTTTCATCGTGAGCGGGATGATGTGACCATGCTGGTGGCGAAAGGAACGGGAGCATGA
- a CDS encoding anti-sigma regulatory factor, whose protein sequence is MQKIEEIKIQSSADVVLVRQAVRQFAIELGFGLVDQTKIVTAASELARNTLDYGGGGTVQLETLQDGGRRGLKLTFEDQGPGIPDIEMALKDGFTSGGGLGMGLGGAKRLANEFKIESVVGEGTRIIVVRWK, encoded by the coding sequence ATGCAGAAGATTGAGGAGATAAAAATTCAATCTTCTGCGGATGTGGTTTTGGTTCGACAAGCCGTGCGCCAGTTTGCCATTGAGCTTGGCTTTGGTTTAGTAGACCAAACCAAAATTGTCACTGCTGCCAGCGAGCTCGCCCGCAACACCCTAGATTATGGAGGAGGGGGAACCGTTCAGTTAGAAACGCTTCAGGACGGCGGGCGGCGCGGTCTCAAGCTCACGTTTGAAGATCAGGGGCCGGGCATTCCAGATATTGAAATGGCGCTCAAGGATGGCTTCACCTCAGGGGGCGGGCTGGGGATGGGGTTAGGGGGTGCAAAACGGCTAGCCAACGAGTTTAAAATTGAGTCTGTGGTAGGAGAAGGAACGCGAATAATCGTCGTACGCTGGAAGTAA
- a CDS encoding STAS domain-containing protein, giving the protein MERIPILQMGEFLLVTIQVDMHDRLAMTLQDDLTNRISQTNASGVLIDISALDIVDSFIGRILGNIAKMSQVMDAETVVVGMQPAVAITLVELGLSLTGIRTALNVEKGMTLLQATVAKSANDRFISTEWDMEDDAED; this is encoded by the coding sequence ATGGAACGGATTCCCATCCTTCAAATGGGCGAATTTCTGCTCGTCACCATTCAGGTCGACATGCACGATCGCCTCGCAATGACACTACAAGATGACCTGACCAATCGTATTAGTCAAACCAACGCCAGCGGGGTTTTAATTGACATTTCTGCGCTAGATATTGTCGATTCTTTCATCGGTAGAATTTTAGGCAACATTGCCAAAATGTCACAGGTCATGGATGCTGAAACGGTGGTTGTTGGCATGCAGCCTGCCGTCGCGATTACCTTGGTGGAGCTAGGGCTTTCCCTCACCGGCATTCGCACAGCATTGAATGTGGAAAAGGGGATGACACTGTTGCAGGCGACGGTCGCTAAATCCGCGAATGATCGATTCATTTCTACGGAATGGGACATGGAAGACGATGCAGAAGATTGA
- a CDS encoding STAS domain-containing protein, whose translation MEMTHTSKIPEILKTHEAELLSEWNQELIATNTRKGLIKEAELQVECREFLKLLRVAAQSGNLSNIQALEWREVRELLTSISRSRSHKGFTPSETATFIFSFKRPLFDCLRKQLQNSAELGEEIWQATNLLDRLGLLVVEAYQKSREEVILRQQEEMMELSTPVVKLWEGILALPIIGTLDSARTQVVMESLLQKIVETGSEVAIIDITGVPTVDTLTAQHLLKTVTAARLMGADCIISGIRPQIAQTIVYLGIDLADVTTKATLADAFLMALRRKGTTITRK comes from the coding sequence ATGGAAATGACTCACACCAGTAAGATACCGGAGATACTGAAAACTCATGAGGCAGAACTGCTGTCGGAGTGGAATCAGGAACTAATTGCTACAAACACCCGCAAAGGGTTGATTAAAGAAGCAGAGCTACAGGTAGAGTGCCGAGAATTTCTCAAGTTGCTCCGCGTCGCGGCTCAATCCGGTAACTTGAGCAATATTCAGGCGCTCGAATGGCGAGAGGTGCGGGAGCTGCTGACTAGCATCTCGCGATCGCGCTCCCACAAAGGCTTCACGCCCTCTGAAACGGCTACCTTTATCTTTTCATTCAAACGACCGCTCTTTGATTGTCTGCGGAAGCAGCTGCAAAACTCCGCTGAGCTAGGCGAAGAGATTTGGCAAGCCACTAACCTGCTCGATCGCCTCGGACTTCTGGTGGTAGAAGCCTATCAAAAATCGCGAGAAGAGGTGATTTTGCGGCAGCAGGAAGAAATGATGGAACTGTCTACGCCAGTAGTCAAACTTTGGGAAGGCATTTTGGCCTTGCCGATCATTGGTACCCTCGACAGCGCCCGTACTCAGGTCGTGATGGAGTCGCTATTGCAGAAGATTGTCGAAACCGGCTCAGAAGTTGCCATTATTGACATCACTGGGGTGCCGACCGTCGATACGCTGACCGCTCAACATTTGCTGAAGACGGTTACCGCCGCTCGCCTCATGGGCGCCGACTGCATTATTAGCGGCATTCGACCTCAAATTGCCCAAACGATCGTATATCTCGGCATCGATTTAGCTGATGTAACCACAAAAGCAACCTTAGCTGATGCCTTTCTCATGGCATTAAGGCGAAAGGGAACCACCATCACCCGCAAGTAG